In one window of Xiphophorus hellerii strain 12219 chromosome 23, Xiphophorus_hellerii-4.1, whole genome shotgun sequence DNA:
- the atp7a gene encoding copper-transporting ATPase 1, translating into MTQKTNLCSVSLRVEGMTCGSCVQSIEQRIGSLHGVIHIKVSLEEKSATVIFDSSQQSTESLSEAVEDMGFESSVPESSTATPVFTDTQLIPMSGLTTAAQQEALEKLSQIQGVLDVQESAPSMGLTVTYVPSLTSIQQLREVVEGVSPQEKQTPGSPVQKGLSVSQLDTAASEVAVLKLSIEGMTCHSCTTTIEGKIGKLKGIKKIKVVLDSQEATVVYLPYLTTIQTIIEQIGVAGFKASVKSKPRPLQLSNRDIERLIDSQQATASSSPPETSDETEIFIDTACARLRVKGMHCRSCVVNIQDNVSTLPGVSSVEVSLEKEQASICYDPLKVTVTQLQQAIETLPPGNFKTEPLDFSNTLNPVSTSPALTISALQPRPATSQPCFTQPLVSAVHIHIEGMTCNSCVQSIEGMISQRKGVRSAQVSLTDHQGVFEYDPLLTTPEELKEAIEDMGFDAFLPETNSLLPASDPILPRSPRVQKKNLDSELLNETLLGSTGDMPSKCYIQIGGMTCASCVSNIERNLKNEAGIYSVLVALMASKAEVRYNPEVTDPLTIAECVKELGFTASVMENYEGSDGNLELVVRGMTCASCVHKIESTLVREKGIIYASVALATNKAHVKYDAEVIGPRDIIKLIENMGFEASLVKRDRTASHLDHSKEIQQWRKSFLVSLVFCVPVMGMMIYMIYMDHKMNATHHHNATIEDRNHYHSTMFLEKQLLPGLSIMNLLSFLFCVPVQFIGGRYFYIQAYKAVKHKSANMDVLIVLATTIAFSYSLVILIVAMVEKAKVNPITFFDTPPMLFVFISLGRWLEQIAKSKTSEALSKLMSLQATEATVVNLSSDNCILSEEQVDVELVQRGDVVKVVPGGKFPVDGRVIDGHSMADESLITGEAMPVTKKPGSSVIAGSINQNGSLLVSATHVGMDTTLSQIVKLVEEAQTSKAPIQQYADKISGYFVPFIVVISVLTLIAWIIIGFLDFSLVEHFFPGYDRSISRTEAVIRFAFQASITVLCIACPCSLGLATPTAVMVGTGVGAQNGILIKGGEPLEMAHKVQSVVFDKTGTITYGAPKVVQVKIVVEGNRMPRSRLLAIVGTAENNSEHPLGAAITKYCKQELGTESLGTCTDFQAVPGCGIRCQVSNTESLLKQADSDSEDNNQRSSILVQISDTRTPASSHPLTMDPQPLSLVQTAAYVVLIGNREWMRRNCLEVRPDIDEAMIEHERRGRTAVLVAVDNELCAMVAIADTVKPEAELAVHTLTNMGLEVVLMTGDNSKTARAIAAQVGIRKVFAEVLPSHKVAKVEQLQQAGKRVAMVGDGVNDSPALAMADVGIAIGTGTDVAIEAADVVLIRNDLLDVVGSIDLSKKTVKRIRINFIFALIYNLVGIPIAAGVFLPIGLVLQPWMGSAAMALSSVSVVLSSLLLKCYTKPSAEKLEAKLGSSRQQGSLSDVSVHIGMGELRRPSPKLSLLDRIVNYSRASINSLRSDKHSLNSLVLSEPDKHSLLVGGPLCEEEIC; encoded by the exons ATGACACAAAAGACAAACCTGTGCTCAGTTTCCCTCAGAGTTGAGGGAATGACCTGTGGCTCTTGTGTTCAGTCCATAGAGCAGCGGATTGGGTCTCTACATGGAGTGATACATATAAAG gtGTCTTTAGAGGAGAAGAGTGCCACGGTTATTTTTGACTCCAGTCAACAGAGCACCGAGTCCCTGTCAGAGGCTGTCGAGGACATGGGCTTCGAGTCCAGTGTACCAGAGAGCAGCACTGCCACTCCAGTGTTTACAGACACTCAGCTGATCCCCATGTCAGGACTGACGACTGCAGCCCAGCAGGAGGCTTTGGAGAAGCTGTCACAAATTCAAGGGGTGCTTGATGTCCAGGAGAGCGCACCCAGCATGGGCCTGACCGTCACTTATGTTCCTTCCCTGACCTCCatccagcagctcagagaggTGGTGGAAGGTGTCTCACCTCAGGAGAAACAAACCCCTGGCAGCCCAGTGCAGAAAGGCCTGAGCGTGTCCCAGCTGGACACCGCGGCCAGTGAAGTTGCGGTTCTGAAACTCAGCATTGAAGGAATGACCTGCCACTCTTGCACCACCACCATTGAAGGGAAGATTGGAAAACTGAAAGGGATTAAAAAGATCAAAG TTGTTCTGGACTCTCAGGAAGCTACGGTCGTCTACCTGCCTTACCTCACCACCATCCAGACCATCATCGAACAGATTGGTGTGGCTGGCTTCAAAGCCTCTGTCAAAtccaagccccgccccctgcaGCTCTCCAACAGAGACATCGAACGTTTAATTGATTCTCAACAAGCGACGGCTTCTTCTTCTCCGCCCGAGACATCCGACGAGACGGAGATCTTCATAGACACGGCGTGTGCTAGGCTCAGGGTGAAAGGCATGCACTGCCGTTCTTGTGTGGTCAACATTCAGGACAACGTCTCCACGCTGCCTGGTGTTTCCTCCGTGGAGGTCTCTCTGGAGAAGGAGCAGGCCTCCATCTGCTACGACCCTCTGAAGGTCACAGTGACTCAGCTGCAGCAGGCCATCGAAACTCTTCCTCCTGGAAACTTTAAGACCGAACCGCTGGACTTCTCAAACACTCTCAATCCCGTATCCACATCACCAGCGCTCACCATCTCAGCACTACAGCCCAGACCTGCTACTTCACAGCCGTGTTTCACCCAGCCGCTGGTGTCTGCTGTTCATATTCACATTGAAGGCATGACCTGCAACTCCTGTGTGCAATCTATCGAAGGAATGATCTCCCAGAGGAAGGGGGTGAGGTCGGCTCAGGTGTCTCTGACTGACCATCAGGGAGTCTTTGAGTATGACCCTCTTCTCACCACGCCAGAGGAGCTGAAGGAGGCCATAGAAGACATGGgctttgatgcatttttacCTG AAACCAATTCTCTGCTGCCTGCATCAGATCCCATATTACCAAGGTCTCCACGTGTCCAGAAGAAGAACTTAGACAGTGAGCTCCTCAATGAAACCCTGCTGGGATCCACTGGAGACATGCCCTCCAAATGCTACATCCAGATCGGAGGAATGACATGCGCCTCGTGTGTGTCAAACATCGAGCGCAACCTCAAAAACGAAGCTG GGATCTACTCGGTTTTGGTGGCCCTCATGGCGAGTAAAGCAGAGGTCCGTTACAACCCCGAGGTCACAGATCCGCTGACGATAGCGGAGTGTGTGAAGGAGCTGGGCTTCACCGCCTCTGTGATGGAGAACTACGAAGGATCCGACGGAAACCTAGAGCTGGTG GTCAGGGGGATGACATGTGCCTCTTGTGTTCATAAAATCGAATCAACCCTTGTCAGAGAAAAGGGGATTATATATGCCTCCGTTGCTTTGGCGACCAACAAAGCACATGTGAAGTATGACGCAGAAGTGATTGGACCACGAGACATTATCAAACTGATTGAG AATATGGGATTTGAGGCATCTTTAGTGAAGAGGGACCGTACAGCCAGCCACCTGGACCACAGCAAAGAGATACAACA GTGGAGGAAGTCCTTCCTGGTGAGCTTGGTTTTCTGCGTGCCTGTGATGGGCATGATGATCTACATGATTTATATGGACCACAAGATGAACGCTACGCACCATCACAACGCTACCATAGAGGACCGCAACCATTACCACTCCACCATGTTCTTGGAGAAGCAGCTGCTCCCCGGCCTCTCCATCATGAACCTCCTCTCCTTTCTGTTCTGTGTACCTGTACAG TTTATTGGAGGTCGTTACTTCTACATCCAAGCCTACAAAGCAGTGAAGCACAAGTCTGCCAACATGGACGTGCTCATCGTTCTGGCCACCACCATCGCGTTCAGCTACTCTCTGGTCATCCTAATTGTTGCCATGGTGGAGAAAGCAAAAGTCAACCCCATCACATTTTTCGACACGCCTCCCATGCTCTTTGTCTTCATCTCGCTGGGACGCTGGCTGGAGCAGATTGCGAAG AGCAAAACCTCTGAGGCTTTGTCCAAGCTGATGTCATTACAAGCAACAGAAGCCACCGTGGTGAACCTCAGCAGTGATAACTGCATTCtcag tgagGAACAAGTGGATGTTGAGCTGGTGCAGAGAGGTGACGTGGTCAAAGTCGTCCCTGGAGGGAAGTTTCCGGTTGATGGGAGAGTCATTGACGGACATTCGATGGCAGACGAGTCTCTTATCACAG GTGAGGCCATGCCGGTGACAAAAAAGCCCGGGAGCTCAGTGATCGCCGGCTCCATAAACCAGAACGGCTCTCTGCTGGTCAGTGCTACTCATGTCGGGATGGACACCACCCTGTCTCAGATAGTTAAACTGGTGGAGGAGGCACAGACTTCAAAG GCTCCTATCCAGCAGTATGCAGATAAGATCAGTGGCTATTTTGTTCCTTTCATTGTTGTAATATCGGTACTCACACTGATTGCCTGGATCATCATCGGATTTTTGGACTTTTCTCTGGTGGAGCATTTCTTTCCT GGTTATGATCGAAGCATTTCCAGGACCGAGGCAGTGATACGGTTTGCCTTCCAGGCCTCCATAACTGTGCTGTGCATCGCCTGCCCCTGTTCTCTTGGCCTGGCAACCCCGACAGCTGTCATGGTGGGAACCGGGGTTGGAGCCCAAAATGGCATCCTGATAAAGGGAGGCGAGCCCCTAGAGATGGCTCATAAG GTCCAGTCTGTCGTATTCGACAAGACCGGGACGATCACATATGGCGCTCCGAAGGTGGTCCAAGTCAAGATAGTTGTGGAAGGGAACAGGATGCCTCGCTCCCGCCTGCTGGCCATTGTGGGCACAGCAGAAAACAACAGTGAACACCCACTGGGAGCTGCTATTACCAAATACTGCAAGCAG GAGCTCGGTACCGAATCTCTCGGCACCTGCACCGACTTTCAGGCCGTGCCGGGCTGCGGCATCCGATGTCAGGTCAGCAACACGGAGTCTCTGCTAAAGCAGGCGGACAGCGACAGCGAGGACAACAACCAGCGCAGCAGCATCCTCGTCCAGATCAGTGACACTCGGACGCCGGCCAGCTCCCACCCGCTCACAATGGATCCACAGCCTCTAA GTTTGGTTCAGACAGCTGCCTATGTTGTCCTGATCGGCAACAGGGAATGGATGAGAAGAAACTGCCTTGAGGTCAGACCAGACATCGATGAAGCCATGATAGAGCATGAGCGCAGAGGACGCACTGCTGTGCTGGTCGCTGTGGACA aCGAGCTGTGTGCAATGGTAGCCATAGCCGACACTGTGAAACCTGAGGCGGAGCTGGCCGTTCACACGCTGACAAACATGGGTCTGGAGGTGGTGCTGATGACCGGAGACAACAGTAAGACAGCGCGCGCTATCGCCGCCCAG GTGGGCATCAGGAAAGTGTTTGCCGAGGTGCTGCCCTCCCACAAGGTGGCCAAagtggagcagctgcagcaggccgGAAAGAGAGTTGCTATGGTGGGCGACGGGGTCAACGACTCGCCCGCTCTGGCGATGGCTGACGTCGGCATCGCCATAGGAACCGGGACAGATGTTGCCATTGAGGCAGCAGATGTGGTGTTGATCAGG AATGACCTGCTGGACGTTGTCGGCAGTATCGACCTCTCCAAGAAGACGGTCAAGAGGATCAGGATCAACTTCATCTTTGCTCTGATCTACAACCTGGTTGGCATTCCTATCGCTGCTG GTGTGTTCCTACCCATTGGTCTGGTGCTACAGCCGTGGATGGGTTCTGCTGCCATGGCGCTGTCTTCTGTGTCTGTGGTTTTGTCCTCCCTTCTGCTTAAATG TTACACGAAGCCCAGCGCCGAGAAGCTGGAAGCCAAACTCGGCAGCAGCAGGCAGCAGGGCAGCCTGTCTGACGTCAGCGTTCACATCGGCATGGGCGAGCTGCGCCGTCCCTCCCCCAAACTCAGCCTGCTGGACCGCATCGTGAACTACAGCCGAGCCTCCATCAACTCGCTGCGCTCCGACAAGCACTCGCTCAACAGCTTGGTGCTGAGCGAGCCCGATAAACACTCGCTGCTGGTGGGGGGGCCGCTGTGCGAGGAGGAGATCTGCTGA
- the sfxn1 gene encoding sideroflexin-1, giving the protein MAAELSTSINIKEPRWDQSTFIGRAKHFFTVTDPRNILLTNEQLSHAHSIITDYRKGIVSPGLTEDELWRAKYVFDSAFHPDTEEKMILIGRMSAQVPMNMTITGCMMTFYKTTPAVLFWQWINQSFNAIVNYTNRSGDAPITVSQLGTAYVSATTGAVATALGLNALTKHVSPLIGRFVPFAAVAAANCINIPLMRQRELQHGIPITDENDNRLGESTKAAQQAISQVVVSRILMASPGMAIPPFLMNHLEKKAFLKRFPWMSAPIQVSLVGFCLVFATPLCCALFPQKSSMSVSRLEPELQEKIRASHPGVERVYFNKGL; this is encoded by the exons ATGGCAGCCGAGCTATCAACCTCCATAAACATCAAGGAGCCCCGGTGGGACCAGAGCACATTTATTGGTCGAGCCAAACATTTCTTCACCGTCACAGACCCGAGGAACATCCTCCTGACCAACGAACAACTCTCACATGCACATTCAATCATCACTGACTACAG AAAAGGCATCGTTTCGCCGGGTCTGACGGAAGATGAACTGTGGAGGGCCAAATATGTTTTCGACTCGGCCTTTCATCCCGACACCGAGGAGAAGATGATTCTGATCGGCCGCATGTCGGCTCAGGTTCCCATGAACATGACGATCACTGGGTGTATGATGACGTTTTATAA GACAACTCCTGCTGTGCTGTTCTGGCAGTGGATCAATCAGTCCTTCAATGCAATAGTGAACTACACCAACAGGAGCGGTGACGCTCCAATCACAGTCAG tcaGCTTGGCACAGCTTATGTCTCTGCTACCACAGGGGCAGTCGCCACCGCTCTAGGACTAAATGCACTAACAAAG CACGTGTCTCCGCTGATTGGACGGTTCGTTCCGTTTGCTGCTGTAGCGGCTGCTAACTGTATCAACATCCCGCTGATGAGACAAAG AGAACTTCAACATGGGATTCCCATAACAGACGAAAATGACAACAGATTAGGAGAGTCAACAAAAGCTGCTCAGCAGGCTATCTCTCAGGTCGTGGTCTCCAGGATCCTCATGGCTTCTCCAGGAATGG CCATCCCTCCATTTTTAATGAATCACCTGGAAAAGAAGGCTTTCCTGAAG AGGTTTCCATGGATGAGTGCACCCATTCAAGTCAGCCTGGTGGGATTCTG CCTGGTGTTTGCCACTCCTTTGTGCTGCGCATTGTTCCCTCAGAAGAG CTCCATGTCCGTCAGCCGCTTGGAGCCAGAGCTGCAGGAGAAAATCCGGGCCAGCCACCCAGGAGTGGAGCGGGTCTACTTCAACAAAGGGCTATGA